The following are encoded in a window of Sphaerisporangium siamense genomic DNA:
- a CDS encoding collagenase: MTLTHAWRVPRLLAVPLVLALGLAVQPAAPASAAARPSPAAVAGKDAGHVRKTPLAVKDRPPVGAAKDALRRAPDEPAAAPEHPRPSSARKSAATAAAACSASDFTSRSGSALVQQIKSSTTDCVNTLFSLSGTDAYYAFREAQMTTVAYALRDGAVNHPGDNSTGLAQLVLYLRAGYYVQWYDPATVGTYGQGLKTAIQSALDTFFAASRAFTVSDANGEVLAEAITLIDSAQENDRYLNVVTRVLNGYNSSYNAYWWMLNAVNNVYTVLFRGHYVPAFVTKVQSDPTVLNTLRSFAVNHLDLLGTDNAYLTSNAGRELGRFLQHTAMQATVRPMAKDLLGRSAITGPYAALWVGVAEMADAYDKANCAYYDVCDLQNRLAAAVLKTTYTCSPSIKFRAQDMTAAQLADSCKSLTSQDAYFHGLVNDGGRPVANDNNTTIEVCIFDSSTDYQTYAGAMFGIDTNNGGMYLEGDPSASGNQPRFIAYEAEWVRPTFEIWNLNHEYTHYLDGRFNMYGDFTAGITTPTIWWIEGFAEYVSYSYRKVTYDAAITEAAKRTYALSTLWDTTYSHDTTRIYRWGYLAVRYMVERHPSELSTVLGYYRAGNWNAARSYLTSTIGSRYDSDWQTWLAACAAGSCAGGGTGNQAPVARFTYTTNGLTATFTDASTDSDGAIATRQWNFGDGGTSTAATPTRTYAAAGTYTVQLTVTDDGGTSATTSQQVTVTSGGSQFPECTATRTDELGRNCRRSSLSATTGNYKYFYLNVPAGTQRLVITSSGGTGNADLYYSRSSWATTTAYSQRSTGTGNAETLTIANPPAGYNYISLYATQGFSGAAIRVEY; the protein is encoded by the coding sequence GTGACGCTCACCCATGCCTGGCGTGTGCCCAGGCTGCTGGCCGTCCCCCTCGTCCTGGCCCTCGGCCTCGCCGTCCAGCCCGCCGCCCCGGCGTCCGCGGCGGCCAGGCCGTCCCCCGCCGCCGTGGCGGGCAAGGACGCCGGACACGTCAGGAAGACCCCCCTCGCGGTCAAGGACCGGCCACCGGTCGGCGCCGCCAAGGACGCCCTGCGCCGCGCCCCCGACGAGCCCGCCGCCGCGCCTGAGCATCCCAGGCCGTCCTCGGCCCGCAAGAGCGCCGCCACGGCCGCCGCGGCCTGCTCGGCGAGCGACTTCACCAGCCGCTCCGGCAGCGCGCTGGTCCAGCAGATCAAGTCCTCGACGACCGACTGCGTCAACACGCTGTTCTCGCTCAGCGGCACCGACGCCTACTACGCGTTCCGTGAGGCGCAGATGACCACGGTCGCGTACGCGCTGCGCGACGGCGCGGTCAACCACCCCGGCGACAACAGCACCGGCCTGGCCCAGCTCGTGCTGTACCTGCGGGCCGGGTACTACGTCCAGTGGTACGACCCCGCCACGGTCGGCACCTACGGGCAGGGGCTGAAGACCGCGATCCAGTCCGCCCTGGACACCTTCTTCGCCGCCTCCCGGGCCTTCACGGTCAGCGACGCCAACGGCGAGGTGCTCGCCGAGGCGATCACGCTCATCGACAGCGCCCAGGAGAACGACCGCTACCTGAACGTCGTCACCCGCGTGCTGAACGGCTACAACAGCTCGTACAACGCGTACTGGTGGATGCTCAACGCGGTCAACAACGTCTACACGGTGCTGTTCCGCGGCCACTACGTGCCCGCGTTCGTGACCAAGGTGCAGTCCGACCCGACGGTGCTGAACACGCTGCGCTCGTTCGCGGTCAACCACCTGGACCTGCTCGGCACCGACAACGCCTACCTGACCTCCAACGCGGGGCGCGAGCTCGGCCGGTTCCTCCAGCACACCGCGATGCAGGCCACCGTGCGGCCGATGGCCAAGGACCTGCTCGGCCGCAGCGCCATCACCGGGCCGTACGCGGCGCTGTGGGTCGGCGTGGCCGAGATGGCCGACGCCTACGACAAGGCCAACTGCGCCTACTACGACGTCTGCGACCTGCAGAACAGGCTCGCGGCGGCCGTGCTGAAGACCACCTACACCTGTAGCCCCAGCATCAAGTTCCGCGCCCAGGACATGACCGCCGCGCAGCTCGCCGACAGCTGCAAGAGCCTGACCAGCCAGGACGCCTACTTCCACGGACTGGTCAATGACGGCGGGCGTCCGGTCGCCAACGACAACAACACCACGATCGAGGTCTGCATCTTCGACTCCAGCACCGACTACCAGACCTACGCCGGGGCGATGTTCGGCATCGACACCAACAACGGCGGCATGTACCTGGAGGGCGACCCGTCGGCGTCCGGTAATCAGCCCCGCTTCATCGCCTACGAGGCGGAATGGGTGCGTCCCACCTTCGAGATCTGGAACCTCAACCACGAGTACACCCACTACCTCGACGGCCGCTTCAACATGTACGGCGACTTCACCGCCGGCATCACCACCCCGACCATCTGGTGGATCGAAGGCTTCGCCGAGTACGTGTCGTACTCCTACCGCAAGGTGACCTACGACGCGGCCATCACCGAGGCCGCGAAGCGGACGTACGCGCTCAGCACGCTGTGGGACACCACCTACTCGCACGACACCACACGCATCTACCGCTGGGGGTACCTCGCCGTCCGGTACATGGTCGAACGGCACCCCTCCGAGCTGTCCACCGTCCTCGGCTACTACCGCGCGGGCAACTGGAACGCCGCGCGGTCCTACCTGACCTCCACCATCGGCAGCCGGTACGACAGCGACTGGCAGACCTGGCTCGCGGCCTGCGCGGCCGGCTCCTGCGCGGGCGGCGGCACCGGCAACCAGGCCCCGGTCGCCCGGTTCACCTACACCACCAACGGGCTCACGGCCACCTTCACCGACGCCTCCACCGACTCCGACGGCGCCATCGCCACGCGCCAGTGGAACTTCGGGGACGGCGGCACCTCCACCGCGGCCACCCCCACGCGGACCTACGCCGCGGCCGGCACCTACACCGTCCAGCTCACCGTCACCGACGACGGCGGGACCTCGGCCACCACCAGCCAGCAGGTCACCGTGACCTCCGGGGGCTCGCAGTTCCCCGAGTGCACGGCCACGCGGACCGACGAGCTCGGCCGTAACTGCCGGCGGAGCAGCCTCTCGGCCACGACCGGGAACTACAAGTACTTCTACCTGAACGTCCCGGCGGGCACGCAGCGGCTGGTCATCACCTCCTCTGGCGGCACCGGCAACGCCGACCTCTACTACAGCCGCTCGTCCTGGGCCACCACCACGGCCTACAGCCAGCGCTCCACGGGCACGGGCAACGCCGAGACGCTGACCATCGCCAACCCGCCCGCCGGATACAACTACATCAGCCTGTACGCGACCCAGGGCTTCTCCGGGGCCGCGATCCGCGTCGAGTACTGA
- the rpsO gene encoding 30S ribosomal protein S15, translating to MSLDTAAKKEIIAEYGTGDGDTGSPEVQIALLSKRISELTEHLKTHKHDHHSRRGLLLLVGRRRRLLKYLASKDITRYRTLIERLGLRR from the coding sequence TTGTCGCTCGACACCGCCGCCAAGAAGGAGATCATCGCCGAGTACGGTACCGGCGATGGTGACACCGGGTCGCCCGAGGTCCAGATCGCGCTGCTGAGCAAGCGCATCAGCGAGCTCACCGAGCACCTCAAGACCCACAAGCACGACCACCACAGCCGCCGCGGGCTGCTGCTGCTCGTCGGCCGCCGCCGCCGGCTGCTGAAGTACCTCGCGAGCAAGGACATCACGCGGTACCGCACCCTGATCGAGCGGCTCGGCCTGCGCCGATAA
- the infB gene encoding translation initiation factor IF-2, translated as MAKVRVYELAKEFGVESKVVMAKLQEMGEFVRSASSTIEAPVVRKLTEAFTRGSSDSRGGSRGSQKPSPRPGPVQAGNGAASGQAVPRPGPRPGPGPRPGPGNVAPRPPVPMPHVNQQPPQEAPRPAPGPRPEAPRPRQEAPRTESPRFEAPRTDAPRPEAARSDTPRSEAPRPAAPGARPGPKPGPRPGPGQQRPAAGPGGGPGGGPGGPRSGAPTPGAARPSAPKPGPRGPRPGNNPFSSTASGMGQRPPRPGREGGPGREGGPGREGGPRERRDGAPREPRRDGAPRDGAMPRPPGARSGAPGAAGPRPGPAAGPRPGAPGAGGPRPGGPRPNPMMMPSRPLGPGGGGGGGGGAGRPGGGGGGGRPGGGRPGGGGGAGRPGGGGGFAGPRTGAGRPGGAGPGGGGGGGFAGRPGGGGGRGRGGTAGAFGRPGGRPTRGRKSKRQRRQEFDNMQAPSIGGVQVPRGTGQTLRLPRGASLSDFADKIGANPASLVQIMLHLGEMVTATQSVNEETLQLLGAELNYVIQVVSPEEEDRELLESFDIEFGEDEGDESDLEARPPVVTVMGHVDHGKTKLLDAIRNTNVVAREAGGITQHIGAYQVATEHEGAERKITFIDTPGHEAFTAMRARGAQATDIAVLVVAADDGVKPQTIEALNHAQAADVPVVVAVNKIDKEGADPNKVRAQLTEYGLVAEEYGGSTLFVDISAKQGLGIDDLLEAILLTADAELDLRANPTMDAQGLAIEAHLDKGRGPVATVLVQRGTLRVGDSIVCGEAFGRVRALLDDNMQPVTEADPSRPVLVLGLTAVPSAGDNFIVVSDDRMARQIAQQRVARQRIADMAKSSRRRTLEELFKDMEKGATDELKLIIKGDVSGSVEALEDALLKIDVGEEVRLRVLHRAVGAITEYDVNLAIADDNAVIIGFNVRPEVRARDLAEREGVDIRYYSVIYQAIEEIEAALKGMLKPEFEEAQTGTAEVREVFKVPRIGNVAGCLVRSGTITRNSKARIIRDGVVVADNLTVSSLRRFKDDATEVREGFECGIGVGYNDIKIDDVIETFEMREKPRV; from the coding sequence GTGGCGAAGGTCCGAGTCTACGAGCTCGCCAAGGAGTTCGGAGTCGAGAGCAAGGTCGTGATGGCCAAGCTCCAAGAAATGGGCGAGTTCGTGCGATCGGCGTCTTCGACTATCGAGGCGCCGGTGGTCCGCAAGCTTACGGAGGCGTTCACCCGAGGGTCCTCCGATTCCAGGGGCGGCTCCAGGGGTTCACAGAAGCCGTCCCCCCGGCCAGGCCCCGTCCAGGCCGGCAACGGTGCGGCGTCCGGCCAGGCGGTTCCGCGCCCCGGCCCGCGTCCCGGTCCCGGGCCGCGTCCCGGGCCCGGCAACGTCGCGCCGCGTCCGCCCGTCCCCATGCCCCACGTCAACCAGCAGCCTCCGCAGGAGGCCCCGCGCCCGGCTCCCGGGCCGCGCCCGGAGGCCCCGCGCCCGCGGCAGGAAGCTCCGCGCACCGAGAGCCCCAGGTTCGAGGCGCCGCGCACCGACGCGCCGCGTCCTGAGGCCGCCCGTTCCGACACGCCTCGGTCCGAGGCGCCCCGTCCGGCGGCCCCGGGCGCGCGTCCCGGCCCGAAGCCCGGCCCCCGTCCCGGCCCCGGCCAGCAGCGTCCCGCCGCCGGTCCCGGTGGCGGCCCGGGTGGCGGCCCGGGTGGTCCGCGCTCCGGCGCGCCCACGCCCGGTGCCGCGCGGCCGTCGGCTCCGAAGCCGGGCCCGCGTGGCCCGCGTCCGGGCAACAACCCCTTCTCCTCGACCGCGAGCGGCATGGGCCAGCGTCCGCCGCGTCCGGGCCGCGAGGGCGGTCCCGGTCGTGAGGGTGGTCCCGGCCGTGAGGGTGGTCCCCGCGAGCGCCGTGACGGCGCGCCGCGCGAGCCGCGCCGCGACGGCGCTCCCCGCGACGGCGCGATGCCGCGTCCGCCCGGCGCGCGTTCCGGCGCTCCCGGTGCGGCAGGCCCGCGTCCGGGCCCGGCGGCCGGGCCGCGTCCCGGTGCGCCCGGCGCGGGCGGTCCCCGTCCCGGCGGTCCCCGTCCCAACCCGATGATGATGCCCTCCCGTCCGCTCGGCCCCGGTGGGGGCGGTGGCGGCGGTGGCGGCGCGGGCCGTCCCGGCGGCGGTGGCGGCGGTGGCCGTCCCGGCGGCGGACGTCCCGGTGGCGGTGGCGGCGCGGGCCGTCCCGGCGGCGGCGGCGGTTTCGCCGGGCCGCGCACGGGCGCCGGTCGCCCGGGTGGCGCCGGCCCCGGTGGTGGCGGTGGCGGCGGTTTCGCCGGCCGTCCCGGCGGTGGCGGCGGCCGTGGCCGCGGTGGCACGGCGGGAGCCTTCGGGCGTCCCGGCGGCCGTCCGACGCGTGGCCGCAAGTCCAAGCGCCAGAGGCGTCAAGAGTTCGACAACATGCAGGCGCCGTCGATCGGCGGCGTGCAGGTTCCGCGTGGCACCGGCCAGACCCTGCGTCTTCCGCGCGGCGCCTCGCTGTCCGACTTCGCCGACAAGATCGGTGCGAACCCGGCGTCGCTGGTGCAGATCATGCTGCACCTCGGCGAGATGGTGACCGCCACCCAGTCGGTGAACGAGGAGACCCTGCAGCTCCTGGGCGCCGAGCTCAACTACGTCATCCAGGTCGTCAGCCCGGAGGAGGAGGACCGCGAGCTTCTCGAGTCCTTCGACATCGAGTTCGGCGAGGACGAGGGCGACGAGTCCGACCTGGAGGCGCGCCCGCCGGTCGTGACCGTCATGGGTCACGTCGACCACGGTAAGACCAAGCTGCTGGACGCCATCCGCAACACCAACGTGGTGGCCCGCGAGGCCGGTGGCATCACCCAGCACATCGGCGCCTACCAGGTCGCCACCGAGCACGAGGGCGCCGAGCGGAAGATCACCTTCATCGACACCCCGGGTCACGAGGCGTTCACCGCCATGCGTGCCCGCGGTGCCCAGGCGACGGACATCGCCGTGCTGGTGGTCGCCGCGGACGACGGCGTGAAGCCGCAGACCATCGAGGCGCTGAACCACGCCCAGGCGGCCGACGTGCCGGTCGTGGTCGCGGTGAACAAGATCGACAAGGAGGGCGCGGACCCGAACAAGGTGCGGGCCCAGCTCACCGAGTACGGTCTGGTGGCCGAAGAGTACGGCGGCTCCACTCTGTTCGTGGACATCTCCGCCAAGCAGGGCCTCGGCATCGACGACCTGCTGGAGGCGATCCTGCTCACGGCGGACGCCGAGCTCGACCTGCGCGCCAACCCGACGATGGACGCCCAGGGCCTCGCCATCGAGGCGCACCTGGACAAGGGCCGCGGCCCCGTGGCCACGGTGCTCGTCCAGCGCGGCACGCTGCGGGTCGGCGACTCGATCGTCTGTGGCGAGGCGTTCGGCCGCGTCCGTGCCCTGCTCGACGACAACATGCAGCCGGTCACCGAGGCCGACCCGTCGCGTCCGGTCCTGGTGCTGGGCCTGACGGCCGTCCCGAGCGCGGGCGACAACTTCATCGTCGTCAGCGACGACCGGATGGCGCGCCAGATCGCCCAGCAGCGCGTGGCGCGGCAGCGCATCGCCGACATGGCGAAGTCCAGCCGCCGCCGCACGCTCGAAGAGCTCTTCAAGGACATGGAGAAGGGCGCCACCGACGAGCTCAAGCTCATCATCAAGGGTGACGTCTCCGGTTCCGTGGAGGCCCTTGAGGACGCGCTGCTCAAGATCGACGTCGGCGAGGAGGTCCGCCTGCGGGTGCTCCACCGCGCGGTCGGCGCCATCACCGAGTACGACGTCAACCTGGCGATCGCGGACGACAACGCCGTCATCATCGGCTTCAACGTGCGCCCGGAGGTCCGGGCCCGCGACCTGGCCGAGCGCGAGGGCGTGGACATCCGCTACTACTCGGTCATCTACCAGGCGATCGAGGAGATCGAGGCGGCCCTGAAGGGCATGCTGAAGCCGGAGTTCGAGGAGGCCCAGACCGGCACGGCCGAGGTCCGCGAGGTCTTCAAGGTCCCGCGGATCGGCAACGTGGCGGGCTGCCTGGTCCGCTCGGGCACGATCACCCGCAACAGCAAGGCCCGTATCATCCGCGACGGTGTCGTCGTGGCCGACAACCTCACGGTGTCGTCCCTGCGCAGGTTCAAGGACGACGCGACCGAGGTCCGCGAGGGCTTCGAGTGCGGTATCGGTGTCGGATACAACGACATCAAGATCGACGACGTCATCGAGACGTTCGAGATGCGGGAGAAGCCGCGCGTCTGA
- a CDS encoding DHH family phosphoesterase translates to MITGTAPGTPAVREADWRRARELIRGAEEVALACHVCPDGDALGSMLGLGLALRREGTRVSASFGDRRFEVPRLLRYLPGQDLLTEPEDYPAEPDLMITFDTPTVDRLGLLAPNAGKAQELIVIDHHPSNTGFGTVPLVDPAAASTSMLVEELLGRLGCPLDRDIATCLYTGLVTDTGSFRHSCTTPAAHRMAARLVEAGLRTDEIARELWDRSPFAYLKVLAAALERATLDQEAAGGHGMVWTYVRRDDRAAYCLPYAECEGIIDVIRRTDEPDVAVVLKEDDEGAWQVSTRSKGMVDVGRACTLLGGGGHVRAAGFTSHDSPERTIARLRALLGPAA, encoded by the coding sequence GTGATCACCGGCACTGCACCTGGCACGCCCGCCGTGCGCGAGGCGGACTGGCGGCGGGCCCGCGAGCTGATCCGGGGAGCCGAGGAGGTCGCGCTGGCCTGCCACGTCTGCCCGGACGGCGACGCGCTCGGCTCGATGCTCGGCCTGGGCCTGGCCCTGCGGCGCGAGGGCACGCGGGTGTCGGCCTCGTTCGGCGACCGCCGGTTCGAGGTCCCGCGCCTGCTGCGCTACCTGCCCGGCCAGGACCTCCTGACCGAGCCGGAGGACTACCCCGCCGAGCCCGACCTCATGATCACCTTCGACACCCCCACCGTGGACCGTCTGGGCCTGCTCGCGCCGAACGCCGGCAAGGCCCAGGAGCTGATCGTGATCGACCACCACCCCTCCAACACCGGCTTCGGCACCGTCCCGCTGGTCGACCCCGCGGCGGCGTCCACCTCCATGCTGGTGGAGGAGCTGCTCGGCAGGCTCGGCTGCCCTCTCGACCGCGACATCGCCACCTGCCTCTACACCGGCCTGGTCACCGACACCGGCTCCTTCCGGCACTCCTGCACCACTCCGGCCGCGCACCGCATGGCGGCCCGGCTGGTGGAGGCGGGCCTGCGCACCGACGAGATCGCCCGCGAGCTGTGGGACCGTTCCCCGTTCGCCTACCTCAAGGTGCTCGCCGCGGCCCTGGAGCGGGCCACGCTGGACCAGGAGGCCGCGGGCGGGCACGGCATGGTGTGGACGTACGTGCGCCGCGACGACCGGGCCGCGTACTGCCTGCCGTACGCCGAGTGCGAGGGCATCATCGACGTGATCCGCCGCACCGACGAGCCGGACGTCGCGGTCGTGCTCAAGGAGGACGACGAGGGGGCCTGGCAGGTCTCCACCCGCTCCAAGGGCATGGTGGACGTCGGCCGCGCCTGCACGCTGCTGGGCGGCGGCGGCCACGTCCGGGCGGCCGGGTTCACCTCGCACGACTCTCCGGAGCGGACCATCGCGCGGCTGCGCGCCCTGCTCGGGCCCGCGGCGTGA
- the rbfA gene encoding 30S ribosome-binding factor RbfA, with amino-acid sequence MVDAARARKLADRIQQVVAEMLERRIKDPRLGFVTVTDTRITPDLRDATVYYTVFGSEAERADTAAALESAKGIIRSEVGRQTGVRHTPTLTFSHDPLPDSARHLDELLAEARARDEEIAKKAEGAVHAGEADPYRRPDEDLEDGDDLGVEEPSERARRSAL; translated from the coding sequence ATCGTGGACGCAGCACGCGCCCGTAAACTTGCGGACCGCATTCAGCAGGTCGTCGCCGAGATGCTGGAGCGGCGGATCAAGGATCCCCGCCTGGGTTTCGTGACGGTGACCGACACCCGCATCACCCCCGACCTCCGCGACGCGACGGTCTACTACACCGTCTTCGGCTCGGAGGCCGAGCGGGCCGACACCGCCGCCGCCCTCGAGAGCGCCAAGGGCATCATCCGCTCGGAGGTCGGCCGCCAGACCGGCGTGCGGCACACTCCGACGCTGACCTTCAGCCACGACCCCCTGCCCGACAGCGCCCGCCACCTGGACGAGCTGCTCGCCGAGGCGCGCGCCCGGGACGAGGAGATCGCCAAGAAGGCCGAGGGCGCGGTGCACGCCGGCGAGGCCGACCCGTACCGCAGGCCGGACGAGGATCTGGAGGACGGCGACGACCTCGGCGTGGAGGAGCCGTCCGAGAGGGCGAGGCGTTCCGCGCTGTGA
- a CDS encoding bifunctional riboflavin kinase/FAD synthetase, with product MQGWHGLQDVPGDWGRSVVTIGVFDGVHRGHQRMVRRAVALAEHLGLPSVVITFDPHPDEVVRPGSHPPRLTTARHRTELLGDLGVDAVCVLPFTLEFSRMTPDEFVQAILVDRLRAAGVVVGENFRFGHKAVGDVETLRQLGEKYDFVAEGVPLVSNGEAISSSLIRRWLADGEVGAAAEALGRPHRVEGVVVRGHQRGRALLGFPTANVESPPFTAIPADGVYAGWLECTQSPSPYEGQRWPAAISIGTNPTFEGVERTVEAYALDRDDLDLYGVHVVVDFAVRLRDTVKFDSIEALIEQMRRDVDEARRLLSG from the coding sequence GTGCAGGGCTGGCACGGACTCCAAGACGTGCCCGGAGACTGGGGCAGATCCGTCGTCACGATCGGGGTGTTCGACGGTGTGCACCGGGGGCATCAGCGCATGGTCCGGCGTGCCGTGGCCCTGGCGGAGCACCTGGGGCTCCCCTCCGTGGTCATCACGTTCGACCCCCATCCGGACGAGGTGGTGAGGCCGGGCAGCCATCCGCCCCGCCTCACGACGGCGCGTCACCGCACGGAACTGCTCGGCGATCTCGGTGTGGACGCCGTGTGCGTGCTGCCGTTCACGCTGGAGTTCTCCCGCATGACCCCCGACGAGTTCGTCCAGGCGATCCTGGTCGACCGGCTGCGCGCCGCGGGCGTGGTCGTCGGGGAGAACTTCCGGTTCGGGCACAAGGCCGTGGGCGACGTCGAGACGCTGCGCCAGCTCGGCGAGAAGTACGACTTCGTCGCCGAGGGCGTCCCTCTGGTGAGCAACGGCGAGGCCATCTCCTCCAGCCTGATCCGGCGGTGGCTGGCCGACGGCGAGGTCGGGGCCGCCGCCGAGGCCCTCGGCCGCCCGCACCGTGTGGAGGGCGTGGTCGTGCGCGGGCACCAGCGGGGCAGGGCCCTGCTCGGGTTCCCGACAGCCAACGTCGAGTCGCCCCCGTTCACCGCGATCCCCGCCGACGGCGTCTACGCGGGCTGGCTGGAGTGCACCCAGTCGCCCTCGCCGTACGAGGGGCAGCGCTGGCCGGCGGCGATCTCCATCGGCACCAACCCGACCTTCGAGGGCGTCGAACGCACCGTCGAGGCCTACGCCCTCGACCGCGACGACCTCGATCTGTACGGGGTCCACGTCGTGGTCGACTTCGCCGTGCGGCTGCGCGACACCGTGAAGTTCGACTCCATCGAGGCGCTGATCGAGCAGATGCGCCGTGACGTGGACGAGGCCCGCCGCCTGCTCTCAGGCTGA
- the truB gene encoding tRNA pseudouridine(55) synthase TruB: MTRPRPPAPPSGLIIVDKPSGWTSHDVVGKLRRLAGTRRVGHAGTLDPMATGVLVVGVEKATRLLGHLALTEKGYDATIRLGVTTNTDDAEGEVLSETSAAQVSDEALHAGVAALTGPISQVPPQVSAIKVNGERAYKRVRDGEEVELAARPVTVHAFEVTAVRREGTAVEVDASVRCSSGTYIRSLARDLGRALGVGGHLTRLRRTRVGPYDLSMARTIEQLAGDCAILPMAEAVAAAFPRMDVSADQARLIGHGGRLPAAGLGGGPIGVFGPDGDLLALVEEHGRTVKALAVFVP; the protein is encoded by the coding sequence GTGACCCGGCCGAGGCCGCCCGCGCCGCCGAGCGGGCTGATCATCGTGGACAAGCCGTCCGGGTGGACGTCGCACGATGTCGTGGGCAAGCTGCGCCGGCTGGCGGGCACGCGCCGGGTCGGCCACGCGGGCACGCTGGACCCGATGGCCACCGGCGTGCTGGTCGTCGGCGTCGAGAAGGCGACCCGCCTTCTCGGGCACCTCGCGCTGACCGAGAAGGGGTACGACGCGACGATCCGCCTCGGGGTCACCACGAACACCGACGACGCCGAGGGCGAGGTCCTGTCCGAGACCTCGGCGGCGCAGGTGTCCGACGAGGCGCTGCACGCGGGGGTGGCCGCGCTCACCGGCCCCATCTCGCAGGTCCCGCCGCAGGTCAGCGCCATCAAGGTGAACGGCGAGCGCGCCTACAAGCGCGTCAGGGACGGCGAGGAGGTCGAGCTGGCCGCCCGCCCGGTCACCGTCCACGCCTTCGAGGTCACCGCCGTGCGCCGCGAGGGGACGGCCGTCGAGGTGGACGCCTCGGTGCGCTGCTCCAGCGGCACCTACATCCGCTCGCTGGCCCGCGACCTCGGGCGGGCGCTCGGCGTCGGCGGCCATCTGACCCGCCTGCGCCGGACCCGCGTCGGCCCCTACGACCTGTCGATGGCCCGCACCATCGAGCAGCTCGCGGGCGACTGCGCGATCCTGCCCATGGCCGAGGCGGTGGCGGCGGCCTTTCCGCGGATGGACGTCTCGGCGGACCAGGCCCGGCTGATCGGCCACGGCGGCCGCCTGCCCGCGGCCGGTCTCGGCGGCGGCCCGATCGGCGTGTTCGGCCCGGACGGCGACCTGCTGGCCCTGGTGGAGGAGCACGGCCGGACGGTGAAGGCTCTGGCCGTCTTCGTCCCATGA
- a CDS encoding LysR family transcriptional regulator, with protein sequence MDLEIRHLRMICALAETGSVTRAAARLGLSQPAITSRLHHLENLVGATLFVRSRSGVEPTPLGSQVVARARIVLAEVDALLGDLRVPRGPDGVLRLGSVHVACVASIVGRVSEALPGREVSLRIEPSAALLAEALSRGHLDAALIGVIEGFDITLVAPVVSRTLVPRYPIFVALSAAHPLAAQEEISLADLREEAWISPPGADDGSLAALRASCRAAGYEPRVLYDAPSGAARPLVAEGHGVRLVDPSWPVPSGVSVRPLAGEPQVARLVVAWRRDRLSAACASALYRGLADAYGDHVDGNPAFSRWWRTHPEVHPLT encoded by the coding sequence ATGGACCTTGAGATCCGGCATCTCCGCATGATCTGCGCCCTCGCGGAGACGGGCAGCGTGACCCGGGCCGCCGCCCGGCTCGGGCTGTCCCAGCCGGCCATCACCAGCCGTCTGCACCACCTGGAGAACCTCGTCGGCGCCACGCTGTTCGTCCGCAGCCGCTCCGGCGTCGAGCCGACGCCCCTCGGCAGCCAGGTGGTGGCCCGCGCCAGGATCGTCCTGGCCGAGGTGGACGCGCTGCTCGGCGACCTGCGCGTGCCCCGCGGCCCCGACGGCGTGCTGCGCCTGGGGTCGGTGCACGTGGCGTGCGTGGCGAGCATCGTCGGGCGGGTGTCGGAGGCACTGCCCGGGCGCGAGGTGTCCCTGCGCATCGAGCCGTCGGCCGCGTTGCTGGCCGAGGCGTTGTCGCGCGGCCACCTGGACGCGGCGCTGATCGGCGTCATCGAGGGGTTCGACATCACGCTGGTGGCCCCGGTGGTGAGCCGCACCCTGGTTCCCCGGTACCCGATCTTCGTGGCGCTGTCGGCCGCGCACCCGCTGGCCGCCCAGGAGGAGATCAGCCTCGCCGACCTCAGGGAGGAGGCGTGGATCAGCCCGCCGGGCGCCGACGACGGGTCGCTCGCCGCGCTGCGGGCCTCCTGCCGCGCCGCCGGGTACGAGCCCCGCGTGCTCTACGACGCCCCCAGCGGCGCGGCGCGCCCGCTGGTCGCCGAAGGCCACGGCGTGCGGCTGGTCGACCCCTCCTGGCCGGTCCCGTCCGGCGTGTCGGTGCGGCCCCTGGCCGGGGAGCCGCAGGTCGCCCGGCTCGTGGTGGCCTGGCGGCGCGACCGCCTGAGCGCCGCGTGCGCGAGCGCCCTCTACCGGGGCCTGGCCGACGCCTACGGCGACCACGTGGACGGCAACCCCGCCTTCAGCCGGTGGTGGCGCACCCATCCCGAGGTGCACCCGCTCACCTGA
- a CDS encoding DUF503 domain-containing protein, whose translation MYIGALTLDILLGDVHSLKQKRSVVRPLIAEVLRRFPAVAVAETGHLDLHRRSEIGVAVVSATASNCDEVLRACERLVAFHPEIELLSARHRLFNEDED comes from the coding sequence ATGTACATAGGTGCTCTGACATTGGACATCCTGCTCGGCGACGTCCATTCGCTGAAGCAGAAGCGCTCCGTGGTGCGCCCGCTCATCGCCGAGGTGCTCCGCAGGTTCCCCGCGGTCGCGGTGGCCGAGACCGGTCACCTGGACCTGCATCGCCGTAGCGAGATCGGCGTTGCCGTGGTGTCCGCGACCGCCTCCAACTGCGACGAGGTGTTGCGGGCGTGTGAGCGGCTGGTGGCGTTCCACCCGGAGATCGAGTTGCTGTCGGCCAGACATCGGCTCTTCAACGAGGACGAAGATTAG